The following coding sequences lie in one Pelecanus crispus isolate bPelCri1 chromosome 9, bPelCri1.pri, whole genome shotgun sequence genomic window:
- the NR5A1 gene encoding steroidogenic factor 1, translating to MDYSYDEDLDELCPVCGDKVSGYHYGLLTCESCKGFFKRTVQNNKHYTCTESQNCKIDKTQRKRCPYCRFQKCLTVGMRLEAVRADRMRGGRNKFGPMYKRDRALKQQKKALIRANGFKLETVPQIVSPVQNDYSLSSTIHSIHAMSKTLPPNPAALTPVDYERSPYGTPSLGMTVPSHAPLASYHYPSFPNRTIKSEYPDHYTNAHESVPAYVYPETYPSSSPPDIPEVILKLLQLEPDEAQVKARIMACLQQEQGKGRHEKLSTFGLMCKMADQTLLSIVEWARSCIFFKELEVGDQMKLLQNCWSELLVFDHVYRQLQHGKEHSVLLVTGQEVDMSTIAAQAGSILNTLVLRAQELVLHLHSLQVDRQEFVCLKFLILFSLDVKYLENHTLAKDAQEKANAALLEYTVCHYPHSTDKFRQLLLRLAEVRALSMQAEEYLYHKHLNGEVPCNNLLIEMLHAKRT from the exons ATGGACTATTCCTATGATGAGGACCTGGACGAGCTCTGTCCGGTCTGCGGGGACAAGGTCTCCGGGTACCACTACGGGCTGCTCACCTGCGAGAGCTGCAAG GGCTTCTTCAAGCGGACGGTGCAGAACAACAAGCACTACACCTGCACCGAGAGCCAGAACTGCAAGATCGACAAAACCCAGCGCAAGCGCTGCCCCTACTGCCGCTTCCAGAAGTGCCTGACCGTGGGGATGCGCCTGGAAG CTGTGCGTGCCGACCGGATGCGCGGAGGGAGGAACAAGTTTGGACCCATGTACAAGCGGGACCGTGCcttaaagcagcagaagaaagctcTGATCCGTGCCAACGGCTTCAAGCTGGAGACCGTGCCTCAGATCGTGTCCCCAGTGCAGAACGACTACAGCCTGTCCTCCACCATCCACAGCATCCACGCCATGTCCAAGACCTTGCCGCCCAACCCTGCCGCCCTGACGCCCGTCGACTACGAGCGCAGCCCCTACGGGACGCCGTCCCTGGGAATGACTGTGCCCAGTCACGCGCCGCTCGCCAGCTACCACTACCCCTCCTTCCCCAACCGCACCATCAAGTCCGAGTACCCGGACCACTACACAAACGCACACGAGTCCGTGCCCGCCTACGTGTACCCAGAGACCtaccccagcagctcccccccCGACATCCCCGAGGTCATCctgaagctgctgcagctggagcccgACGAGGCCCAGGTGAAGGCGCGGATAATGGCCTGTCTGCAGCaagagcaaggcaaaggccggCACGAGAAGCTCAGCACCTTCGGCCTCATGTGCAAGATGGCTGATCAGACCCTCTTATCCATCGTGGAGTGGGCACGGAGCTGCATCTTCTTCAAGGAGCTGGAG GTGGGCGACCAGATGAAGctgctgcagaactgctggAGCGAGCTGCTGGTGTTTGACCACGTCTACCGGCAGCTGCAGCACGGCAAGGAGCACAGCGTGCTGCTCGTCACCGGCCAGGAG GTGGACATGTCAACCATCGCAGCCCAGGCCGGCTCCATCCTGAACACACTGGTGCTGCGGGCGCAGGAGCTCGTCCTGCACTTGCACTCGCTCCAGGTGGACCGGCAGGAGTTCGTCTGCCTCAAGTTCCTCATCCTCTTCAGCCTCG ATGTGAAGTACCTGGAGAACCACACGCTGGCTAAGGACGCTCAGGAGAAGGCCAACGCGGCGCTGCTGGAGTACACCGTCTGCCACTACCCCCACTCCACGGACAAGTTTcgccagctgctgctgcggctggCGGAGGTCCGGGCGCTGAGCATGCAGGCAGAGGAGTACCTCTACCACAAGCACCTGAACGGGGAGGTGCCCTGCAACAACCTCCTCATCGAGATGCTGCACGCCAAGCGGACTTGA